Proteins from a single region of Fundulus heteroclitus isolate FHET01 chromosome 12, MU-UCD_Fhet_4.1, whole genome shotgun sequence:
- the dmrt2a gene encoding doublesex- and mab-3-related transcription factor 2a — MSDSAGCEFEIDVESLEAESDEQPEDSSCCSRPGSAPPAAASEDDGDGKPGPSGLSSGDQRKLSRTPKCARCRNHGVVSCLKGHKRFCRWRDCQCANCLLVVERQRVMAAQVALRRQQATEDKKGISGKPIPAERRIYQRHIRPSTMLAKSILEGYRPVQPDPFLAANTALPPPLSDRMRKRRAFADKELETIMLEREYKERELLESSQPAPGPLLFPGSMVHHAAEYSAYKTAFSPAAQVDHQSKERCGFLGSGCLDLPAQYPSSSANVELISSNVSVATTYRHYPLQPPRGSFVMWPRGAASLGDALLYQQCLFNATAVQNMKPGAVWEPKAMPAESQPPEQEALAAKLEGSRAAALQDSSLLQRPDPKAAGPKECSAFSAPNRSFGQSFPNSSHSHSSKLSKDTAKLSMKLDSFHNLIQHSLAEKNAGRPGPEIRAPNCKELLEEAARRFREGKNKDVQAGKDFSTKAVGNKMASSESLSFSVEAILKRPAPAVSRAFH, encoded by the exons ATGTCAGACAGCGCCGGTTGCGAGTTTGAAATCGACGTGGAGAGCCTGGAGGCCGAGAGCGACGAGCAGCCGGAGGATTCCTCCTGCTGCAGCCGGCCGGGCTCCGCGCCGCCGGCCGCCGCCTCCGAGGACGACGGCGACGGGAAGCCGGGCCCCAGCGGCCTGAGCTCGGGGGACCAGCGGAAGCTCAGCCGCACGCCTAAATGCGCGCGCTGCCGCAACCACGGCGTGGTGTCGTGCCTGAAGGGCCACAAGCGCTTCTGCAGGTGGAGGGACTGCCAGTGCGCCAactgcctgctggtggtggagCGGCAGCGGGTGATGGCGGCGCAGGTGGCCCTGAGGAGGCAGCAGGCCACGGAG GATAAGAAAGGGATTTCTGGGAAACCGATTCCAGCGGAGAGGAGGATTTACCAGCGGCACATCCGTCCCTCTACCATGCTCGCCAAAAGCATCCTGGAAG GGTACCGGCCAGTGCAGCCTGATCCCTTCTTGGCAGCCAACACCGCCCTTCCTCCACCGCTCAGCGACCgcatgaggaagaggagggccTTCGCCGACAAGGAGCTGGAGACCATCATGCTTGAGAGAGAGTACAAAGAGCGGGAGCTGCTGGAGAGCAGCCAGCCGGCCCCCGGCCCGCTGCTCTTCCCCGGCAGCATGGTGCACCACGCCGCCGAGTACAGCGCCTACAAAACCGCCTTTTcgccagcagctcaggtggaccATCAGTCCAAGGAGCGGTGCGGCTTCCTCGGCTCCGGCTGTCTGGATCTGCCCGCGCAGTATCCCAGCAGCTCGGCCAACGTCGAGCTCATCTCCTCCAACGTCAGCGTGGCCACCACCTACCGCCATTACCCACTGCAGCCGCCGCGCGGCAGCTTCGTGATGTGGCCCCGTGGCGCCGCCAGCCTGGGCGACGCGCTGCTCTATCAGCAGTGCCTCTTCAACGCCACCGCCGTGCAGAATATGAAGCCGGGCGCCGTGTGGGAGCCCAAAGCGATGCCCGCTGAGAGCCAGCCGCCCGAGCAGGAGGCCCTCGCTGCTAAACTGGAGGGATCCCGAGCAGCTGCCCTGCAGGACTCATCGCTCCTGCAGCGGCCAGATCCCAAAGCAGCGGGGCCCAAGGAGTGCTCAGCCTTCTCTGCTCCAAACAGGAGCTTTGGACAGTCCTTCCCTAACAGCAGCCATTCCCACAGCTCAAAGCTGAGCAAGGACACCGCTAAGCTTTCCATGAAACTCGACTCCTTCCACAACCTCATCCAGCACTCGCTGGCTGAGAAAAACGCCGGCAGACCCGGGCCGGAGATCAGAGCTCCCAACTGTaaggagctgctggaggaggcGGCCCGAAGGTTCAGGGAGGGGAAAAACAAGGACGTTCAGGCCGGGAAGGACTTTTCTACCAAAGCCGTGGGGAACAAGATGGCGTCTAGCGAGTCTCTTTCCTTTTCCGTGGAAGCCATACTGAAGCGACCGGCGCCGGCCGTGAGCCGAGCATTCCACTGA